One Natronomonas moolapensis 8.8.11 genomic region harbors:
- a CDS encoding transcription initiation factor IIB family protein — translation MYRARDHVENERWLADIDDAAERLGLSGEAKSRATDLFLSTVPGPDRSKRATVAASLYAGALVAGEGRSQAAVADAVGVSRLTVQGRWKELLAAAGLEPPQW, via the coding sequence ATGTACCGCGCGCGCGACCACGTCGAGAACGAGCGGTGGCTGGCCGACATCGACGACGCCGCCGAACGCCTCGGGCTGAGCGGCGAGGCGAAATCGCGGGCGACGGACCTGTTTCTCTCGACGGTGCCGGGGCCGGATCGCTCGAAGCGGGCGACGGTGGCGGCCAGTCTCTACGCCGGCGCGCTCGTCGCCGGCGAGGGGCGCTCTCAGGCGGCGGTCGCGGACGCCGTCGGCGTCTCGCGGCTGACCGTCCAGGGGCGATGGAAGGAGCTTCTGGCGGCGGCTGGGCTCGAGCCACCACAGTGGTAG
- a CDS encoding oligosaccharyl transferase, archaeosortase A system-associated, with product MSQRFEALEERLAEYESQIDSVYRLYHIPVLVALMAFMLWVRVRNYTNHIGPSGEPLYTGNDGYYHYRSVNYVLEHYPYTMPFDPWTGFDAGRRAGQFGTIFDQAVATAALVVGLGSPSQETVVTVTLFAAPVIATLCAIPMYYVGTRLGGRFGGIVAVVVLALTPGSFLTRSVAGSFDHQIAEVFFSLVVLAVGMKLLAVAQREAPIYEFVRTREFELLRRPVAWGLALGVVLTLAVLNWPPAIFLFGLFGIFLFFALSLEFLRGHSPDHIAIPTVVAMVTAAVLIVPFLQTTGLQPTDYSIAHPLLATAVAAGTAFMAGVARLWERQELPRAAYPFGVAGAGLVGAGVLAVVSPDTLGFFLSQLERVAGLGTTDTVATIGEAQAPRDPLGLFYRNYGLGFYTAVLGVLLVVYRVVSRTRPRADYLLIAVYGALMLLFTLTQNRFEIHFVVAVAAANAYVVGWIYQFVDLRDVRTDIAKVKPYQILIVIAILAVITGPLVATGATLSTADGAAQPGEMQQWGESLDWLSEETPEVGAYGSGDEPSLEYYGTYENQEDFEYGDGDYGVLAWWDYGHYITTRGERVPVANPFQQRATESADFLLADEETEALEILDEDQPDGEGVQYVMVDYPLGYAGTQKYNAPTAFESRHNVTSGDVGIQVVNEQGQRLYGAHTQRGYESMRVRLYQHHGSAQEAGPVTVNFGQYSAADGVATLPEGAAGLDDLFTQHDSVEAAREAAESDPTVVHGGVLGQQAERTEALEHFRLVHAGGPTTQSPFDRLVPGQTIGDNESWVKTFERVDGATVEGSGPENTEVRASVEMEMSATNETFTYTQYADTDDEGNFEMTLPYSTTGYDEYGPEAGHTNVSVRANSSYQFVAPEAGAFGQADVTEGQVVGADESPVTVELEVPQLGPGVVGGTDGSAGGDTTGSETADGDTTGSGGDDGTAPESRVAAAG from the coding sequence ATGAGTCAGCGGTTCGAAGCGCTCGAAGAGCGACTCGCGGAGTACGAGTCGCAGATCGATTCCGTCTATCGTCTGTATCACATCCCCGTTCTCGTGGCCCTCATGGCGTTTATGCTGTGGGTTCGGGTACGCAACTACACGAACCACATCGGCCCGAGTGGCGAACCGCTCTACACCGGCAACGACGGGTACTACCACTACCGGTCCGTGAACTACGTGCTCGAGCACTACCCGTACACAATGCCGTTCGACCCCTGGACCGGGTTCGACGCCGGGAGACGGGCCGGGCAGTTCGGAACGATTTTCGATCAGGCGGTGGCGACGGCTGCGCTCGTCGTCGGACTCGGGTCGCCGTCCCAGGAGACGGTCGTCACGGTCACGCTGTTCGCCGCGCCGGTGATCGCGACGCTGTGTGCGATTCCGATGTACTACGTGGGCACGCGACTCGGCGGTCGCTTCGGCGGTATCGTCGCCGTGGTCGTCCTCGCGTTGACGCCGGGGTCGTTCCTCACGCGGAGCGTCGCGGGGTCGTTCGACCACCAGATCGCCGAGGTGTTCTTCTCGCTCGTCGTCCTCGCGGTCGGCATGAAGCTCCTCGCCGTCGCCCAACGCGAGGCCCCGATCTACGAGTTCGTCCGGACGCGTGAGTTCGAGCTACTCCGTCGGCCGGTCGCGTGGGGGCTCGCTCTCGGCGTCGTGCTCACGTTGGCCGTGCTCAACTGGCCGCCAGCGATCTTCCTGTTCGGGCTGTTCGGGATTTTCCTCTTTTTTGCCCTCTCGCTCGAGTTCCTCCGGGGACACAGCCCGGACCACATCGCCATCCCCACGGTCGTCGCGATGGTGACGGCGGCGGTCCTGATCGTCCCCTTCCTGCAGACAACCGGGCTCCAGCCGACCGATTACTCGATCGCACACCCCTTGCTCGCGACGGCCGTCGCCGCGGGGACGGCGTTCATGGCCGGGGTGGCCCGACTGTGGGAGCGACAGGAGCTGCCCCGAGCGGCGTACCCGTTCGGCGTCGCCGGTGCCGGTCTCGTCGGGGCCGGCGTCCTCGCCGTTGTCTCGCCCGACACGCTCGGCTTCTTCCTCTCGCAACTCGAGCGCGTCGCCGGGCTCGGAACGACCGACACGGTCGCGACCATCGGCGAAGCGCAGGCTCCGAGGGATCCGCTCGGGCTCTTTTATCGGAACTACGGCCTCGGATTTTATACGGCGGTTCTGGGCGTGTTGCTCGTCGTGTATCGGGTCGTCTCGCGGACGCGGCCCCGGGCGGACTACCTGCTGATCGCGGTCTACGGGGCGCTCATGCTCCTGTTCACCCTGACACAGAACCGCTTCGAGATCCACTTCGTGGTCGCGGTCGCCGCCGCAAACGCCTACGTCGTCGGCTGGATCTACCAGTTCGTCGACCTCCGGGACGTCCGGACAGACATTGCGAAGGTCAAACCCTACCAGATCCTCATCGTGATCGCGATCCTCGCCGTCATCACCGGCCCCCTCGTCGCGACGGGGGCGACGCTCTCGACGGCCGACGGGGCCGCCCAGCCCGGCGAGATGCAACAGTGGGGCGAAAGCCTCGATTGGCTCTCCGAGGAGACCCCCGAAGTCGGGGCCTACGGCTCGGGGGACGAGCCGAGCCTCGAGTACTACGGCACGTACGAGAATCAAGAGGACTTCGAGTACGGCGACGGCGACTACGGCGTGCTCGCGTGGTGGGACTACGGCCACTACATAACGACGCGCGGCGAGCGGGTCCCGGTCGCGAACCCCTTCCAGCAACGCGCCACCGAGTCGGCCGACTTCCTGCTCGCCGACGAGGAGACGGAGGCCCTCGAGATCCTCGACGAGGACCAACCCGACGGCGAGGGCGTCCAGTACGTGATGGTGGATTACCCACTCGGCTACGCCGGCACGCAGAAGTACAACGCCCCGACGGCCTTCGAGTCCAGACACAACGTGACGAGCGGCGACGTCGGCATCCAGGTAGTCAACGAGCAGGGCCAACGGCTCTACGGCGCACACACCCAACGCGGCTACGAGAGCATGCGCGTCCGGCTGTACCAACACCACGGGAGCGCACAGGAAGCCGGTCCCGTGACGGTCAACTTCGGACAGTACTCGGCAGCCGACGGCGTTGCGACTCTCCCGGAAGGGGCGGCCGGGCTCGACGACCTGTTCACCCAACACGACAGCGTCGAGGCCGCCCGCGAAGCGGCAGAGAGCGACCCGACCGTCGTCCACGGCGGTGTCCTGGGCCAGCAGGCCGAGCGGACCGAGGCGCTCGAACACTTCCGGCTGGTTCACGCCGGCGGGCCGACCACCCAGTCGCCGTTCGACCGGCTCGTTCCCGGCCAGACGATCGGCGACAACGAATCGTGGGTGAAGACCTTCGAGCGCGTCGACGGCGCGACGGTCGAAGGGAGCGGCCCCGAGAACACCGAGGTCCGCGCGAGCGTCGAGATGGAGATGAGCGCGACCAACGAGACGTTCACCTACACCCAATACGCCGACACGGACGACGAGGGGAACTTCGAGATGACGCTGCCCTACTCGACGACCGGCTACGACGAGTACGGTCCCGAGGCGGGCCACACGAACGTGAGCGTGCGCGCGAACAGCAGTTATCAGTTCGTCGCGCCCGAAGCCGGTGCGTTCGGCCAAGCCGACGTGACCGAGGGCCAGGTCGTCGGCGCGGACGAGTCGCCAGTCACGGTTGAGCTCGAGGTCCCACAGCTCGGGCCGGGTGTCGTCGGCGGCACCGACGGATCGGCCGGCGGCGACACGACGGGAAGCGAGACAGCCGACGGCGACACGACCGGTTCCGGCGGCGACGACGGCACCGCCCCCGAAAGCCGGGTTGCGGCCGCCGGATGA